One region of Streptomyces sp. CG4 genomic DNA includes:
- a CDS encoding alpha/beta hydrolase-fold protein: protein MSLTGTPFLYTTIVLAVVALILPLALWSRVRGPKALRAATRVLMLLFAQGTAVTLIFVLVNNQNNLYDNWADLLGTGNHVNQAQDLGKDGTGGIAVKRLPKVKQNFTQADGPGMHAAGGVKVTQLKGRVSGVNAEVYVWLPPQYNDPAYKDKKFPVVELLPGYPGSAKAWFGSMKAHEQLLPLMKSGQVAPFILVAPRTNLLAGVDTGCANIPGQVNADTWLSIDVPKMVMDNFRAEPAPKGWATAGYSAGAHCAVKLAVAHPDRYRAAVSLSGYNDPIGERNSLAAQNPTVRNDNNPYMILKKQPVPPPVALYISGESGDGYQAGVALESIAKAPTTVHVVFLPHSAGGHNMALWRPQVDTVFRWLTLQMGQNHAKGQDGALTGTHGSLTGNAAGTTGSTPRKPSSGGSMHAELASGTASRAGAARKP, encoded by the coding sequence ATGAGCCTCACCGGGACTCCGTTCCTCTACACGACCATCGTGCTGGCCGTGGTCGCACTGATACTGCCGCTCGCCCTGTGGTCGCGGGTGCGCGGGCCCAAGGCCCTGCGTGCCGCAACCCGAGTGCTGATGCTGCTGTTCGCCCAGGGCACAGCCGTCACGCTGATCTTCGTCCTGGTCAACAACCAGAACAACCTGTACGACAACTGGGCCGACCTGCTCGGCACCGGCAACCACGTCAACCAGGCCCAGGACCTGGGCAAGGACGGTACCGGTGGCATAGCGGTGAAACGGTTGCCCAAGGTCAAGCAGAACTTCACACAGGCCGACGGGCCCGGCATGCACGCGGCCGGCGGAGTGAAGGTCACCCAGCTCAAGGGCCGGGTCTCCGGAGTGAACGCCGAGGTCTATGTGTGGCTGCCGCCCCAGTACAACGACCCGGCCTACAAGGACAAGAAGTTCCCGGTGGTGGAGCTGTTGCCGGGCTATCCCGGTTCGGCCAAGGCCTGGTTCGGTTCCATGAAGGCGCACGAGCAGCTGCTGCCGCTGATGAAGAGCGGCCAGGTGGCGCCGTTCATCCTGGTCGCCCCGCGCACCAACCTGCTGGCCGGCGTCGACACCGGCTGCGCGAACATCCCCGGGCAGGTCAACGCCGACACCTGGCTCAGCATCGACGTGCCGAAGATGGTCATGGACAACTTCCGCGCCGAGCCGGCGCCGAAGGGCTGGGCCACGGCCGGGTACTCGGCGGGCGCCCACTGCGCGGTCAAGCTGGCCGTGGCGCACCCGGACCGGTACCGGGCCGCGGTGAGCCTGTCCGGCTACAACGACCCGATCGGCGAGCGCAACTCCCTCGCCGCGCAGAATCCCACCGTGCGCAACGACAACAACCCCTACATGATCCTGAAGAAGCAGCCCGTGCCGCCGCCGGTCGCGCTCTACATCTCCGGTGAGTCCGGCGACGGCTACCAGGCGGGCGTGGCGCTGGAGTCGATCGCCAAGGCGCCGACGACCGTGCACGTGGTGTTCCTGCCGCACAGCGCGGGCGGCCACAACATGGCGCTGTGGCGGCCGCAGGTCGACACGGTGTTCCGCTGGCTGACGCTGCAGATGGGCCAGAACCACGCCAAGGGGCAGGACGGCGCTCTTACCGGAACCCATGGTTCCCTTACCGGGAACGCCGCCGGAACGACCGGGTCTACTCCTCGGAAACCGTCGAGCGGCGGTTCCATGCACGCGGAGCTCGCCAGTGGAACCGCATCGCGAGCAGGCGCAGCACGAAAGCCGTGA
- a CDS encoding ABC transporter permease produces the protein MTAPLHEPAAEAAPGAAEEAAVAASGAKAVQGRSLGRIAWERLKRDKLALTGGVVVLLLIVIALLAPVITNLVGQDPDVYHQDLIDPLFSTPKGSMGGMSGDHLLGVEPVNGRDIFARILYGARISLLVGFLSAVVAVVLGTVLGILAGFFGGWVDSLISRVMDGLLAFPQLLFIIALVSVMPNQMLGLTGTGVRVFVMILVIGFFGWPYIGRVVRGQTLSLREREYVEAARSLGAGQLYILFKELLPNLVAPIIVYTTMMIPTNILTEAALSFLGVGVKPPTSSWGQMLSSAIDYYDSDPMYMVIPGVAIFITVLAFNLFGDGVRDALDPKGSR, from the coding sequence ATGACGGCACCATTGCACGAGCCGGCCGCGGAAGCCGCCCCGGGCGCGGCGGAAGAAGCCGCGGTCGCGGCCTCCGGCGCGAAGGCCGTCCAGGGCCGGTCCCTGGGCCGGATCGCCTGGGAGCGGCTCAAGCGGGACAAACTCGCCCTGACGGGCGGTGTAGTCGTGCTTCTCCTCATCGTGATCGCGCTGCTCGCGCCGGTGATCACGAACCTCGTCGGCCAGGACCCGGATGTCTACCACCAGGACCTGATCGACCCGCTGTTCAGCACCCCCAAGGGCTCCATGGGCGGCATGAGCGGCGACCACCTGCTCGGTGTGGAGCCGGTCAACGGCCGCGACATCTTCGCCCGCATCCTGTACGGCGCCCGGATCTCGCTGCTCGTCGGCTTCCTGTCCGCCGTGGTCGCCGTCGTCCTCGGCACCGTCCTCGGCATCCTGGCGGGCTTCTTCGGCGGCTGGGTGGACTCGCTCATCAGCCGCGTCATGGACGGCCTGCTCGCCTTCCCGCAGCTGCTGTTCATCATCGCGCTGGTCTCCGTCATGCCCAACCAGATGCTGGGACTCACCGGCACGGGCGTGCGGGTGTTCGTGATGATCCTGGTCATCGGCTTCTTCGGCTGGCCGTACATCGGCCGTGTCGTGCGCGGCCAGACGCTGTCGCTGCGTGAGCGCGAGTACGTCGAGGCGGCCCGCTCGCTCGGCGCCGGACAGCTCTACATCCTCTTCAAGGAACTGCTGCCCAACCTCGTCGCGCCCATCATCGTGTACACGACGATGATGATCCCCACGAACATCCTCACCGAAGCGGCGCTCAGCTTCCTGGGTGTGGGCGTCAAGCCGCCCACGTCCTCCTGGGGGCAGATGCTCTCGAGTGCGATCGACTACTACGACTCGGATCCCATGTACATGGTGATCCCTGGCGTGGCGATCTTCATCACGGTTCTTGCCTTCAACCTCTTCGGCGACGGCGTGCGGGACGCGCTCGACCCGAAGGGCTCCCGCTGA
- a CDS encoding ABC transporter ATP-binding protein, which translates to MTELSKTGAAVGEPTDASPAPASFLEVRDLKVHFPTDDGLVKSVDGLSFQLEKGKTLGIVGESGSGKSVTSLGIMGLHTAGQYGKRKAQISGEIWLNGTELLSADPDHVRKLRGREMAMIFQDPLSALHPYYTIGAQIVEAYRIHHDVDKKTARRRAIEMLDRVGIPQPDKRVDSYPHEFSGGMRQRAMIAMSLVNNPELLIADEPTTALDVTVQAQILDLIRDLQKEFGSAVIIITHDLGVVAELADDILVMYGGRCVERGPAEKVFYEPRHPYTWGLLGSMPRLDRDQQERLIPVKGSPPSLINVPSGCAFNPRCPYADLPKDNLTRTVRPELSEVGDKHWAACHMSQEQRERIWTEEIAPKL; encoded by the coding sequence ATGACCGAACTCAGCAAGACCGGAGCGGCCGTGGGCGAGCCCACGGACGCCTCGCCCGCGCCGGCCTCCTTCCTGGAAGTGCGCGACCTGAAGGTGCACTTCCCGACCGACGACGGTCTGGTGAAGTCCGTTGACGGGCTCAGCTTCCAGCTGGAGAAGGGCAAGACCCTCGGCATCGTGGGCGAGTCGGGCTCCGGCAAGTCCGTGACCTCGCTCGGCATCATGGGCCTGCACACCGCAGGCCAGTACGGCAAGCGCAAGGCGCAGATCTCCGGCGAGATCTGGCTGAACGGCACCGAGCTGCTGTCCGCCGACCCCGACCACGTGCGCAAGCTGCGGGGCCGCGAGATGGCGATGATCTTCCAGGATCCGCTGTCCGCGCTGCACCCGTACTACACGATCGGCGCGCAGATCGTGGAGGCCTACCGGATCCACCACGACGTCGACAAGAAGACCGCCCGCAGGCGCGCGATCGAGATGCTCGACCGCGTGGGCATCCCGCAGCCGGACAAGCGGGTGGACAGCTACCCGCACGAGTTCTCCGGCGGTATGCGCCAGCGCGCCATGATCGCCATGTCGCTCGTGAACAACCCCGAACTGCTCATCGCGGACGAGCCGACCACCGCGCTCGACGTGACGGTCCAGGCGCAGATCCTGGACCTGATCCGCGATCTGCAGAAGGAGTTCGGCTCCGCGGTCATCATCATCACCCACGACCTGGGCGTCGTCGCCGAACTGGCCGACGACATCCTGGTGATGTACGGCGGCCGCTGCGTCGAGCGCGGCCCGGCCGAGAAGGTGTTCTACGAGCCCCGCCACCCCTACACCTGGGGTCTGCTCGGCTCGATGCCGCGGCTGGACCGCGACCAGCAGGAGCGCCTGATCCCGGTCAAGGGCTCCCCGCCCTCGCTGATCAACGTCCCGTCCGGCTGCGCCTTCAACCCGCGCTGCCCGTACGCCGACCTCCCGAAGGACAACCTGACCCGCACGGTCCGCCCCGAGCTGTCCGAGGTCGGAGACAAGCACTGGGCCGCCTGCCACATGTCGCAGGAGCAGCGGGAACGGATCTGGACCGAAGAGATTGCGCCGAAGCTGTGA
- a CDS encoding ABC transporter permease, whose amino-acid sequence MLAYLIRRLFAAVVMLVVIILVVFSIFFLVPKWAGVDIATSFVGKQADPHAVAAVREKLGLSDPIYSQVWHFFKGIFVGRTYAAGGDVTHCAAPCFGYSFRSEQAVWPVLTDRFPVTLGLALGAAVLWLVFGVAAGVLSALKRGSLWDRGAMVVALSGVSLPIYFTGLLSLAIFSYGLNWINGQYVSISNSFSGWLGGMILPWITLAFLYAAMYARITRATMLEILGEDYIRTARAKGLKEQVVIGKHAMRSTMTPILTMLGMDLGALIGGAILTETTFSIPGLGQAVLTAIKNQDLPIILGVTLITSLAVLLANLAVDILYAVIDPRVRLA is encoded by the coding sequence GTGCTCGCTTACCTCATCAGGCGGCTGTTCGCCGCCGTAGTGATGCTGGTGGTCATCATCCTGGTGGTCTTCAGCATCTTCTTCCTCGTCCCCAAGTGGGCGGGCGTGGACATCGCCACGAGCTTCGTGGGCAAGCAGGCAGACCCGCACGCCGTCGCGGCGGTGCGCGAGAAGCTCGGTCTGAGCGACCCGATCTACTCGCAGGTCTGGCACTTCTTCAAGGGCATCTTCGTGGGTCGCACCTACGCGGCCGGCGGCGATGTCACCCACTGTGCCGCGCCGTGCTTCGGCTACTCCTTCCGCAGTGAGCAGGCCGTCTGGCCGGTGCTGACCGACCGCTTCCCGGTGACCCTGGGTCTCGCGCTCGGCGCCGCCGTGCTGTGGCTGGTCTTCGGTGTCGCCGCGGGTGTGCTCTCCGCCCTCAAGCGGGGCAGCCTGTGGGACCGCGGCGCGATGGTCGTCGCCCTCAGCGGTGTCTCCCTGCCGATCTACTTCACGGGTCTGCTCTCGCTGGCGATCTTCAGTTACGGACTGAACTGGATCAACGGCCAGTACGTCTCGATCAGCAACAGCTTCTCCGGCTGGCTCGGCGGCATGATCCTGCCCTGGATCACCCTCGCCTTCCTGTACGCGGCGATGTACGCCCGTATCACCCGCGCCACGATGCTGGAGATCCTCGGCGAGGACTACATCCGCACCGCCCGCGCCAAGGGTCTCAAGGAGCAGGTCGTCATCGGCAAGCACGCCATGCGCTCGACGATGACCCCGATCCTGACCATGCTCGGCATGGACCTCGGCGCCCTGATCGGCGGCGCGATCCTCACCGAGACCACGTTCAGCATCCCCGGCCTCGGCCAGGCCGTGCTGACCGCCATCAAGAACCAGGACCTCCCCATCATCCTGGGTGTCACCCTGATCACCTCCCTCGCGGTGCTCCTCGCCAACCTCGCGGTGGACATCCTGTACGCCGTGATCGACCCCCGAGTGAGGCTCGCATGA
- a CDS encoding ABC transporter substrate-binding protein, with amino-acid sequence MTTQRTSGRRKQALAAAAVVAGLLTTAACGGGNGGSKDGAAGFDAANNKVAQADQAKKGGTLKFVSTQDADSWDTTRGYYGFMWDFSRYYSRQLLTYKTEPGAEGAKLTPDLATDSGKVSGDGKTYTFTLRDGITWEDGKPITSQDVKYGIERSWAQDVLSGGPVYLQQMLDPSNTYKGPYKDTSKDHLGLKAIDTPDAKTIVFHLPTPNSDFLQVLAMTAASPVRQDKDTKSKYGLHPFSSGPYKFQSYAPGKNLVLVRNPNWKASSDPVRKAYPDQVTLDISTNQADADQRLINGDYDIDASQTGLGSQGRQIALKQHKDNLDNPVSGFIRYAVFPQSVKPFDNLHCRKAVIYAADHVSLQTARGGPVAGGDIGTNMLPPSVAGGEGQKYDPYQISGANKNGNVNLAKQELKACGQPNGFTTTIAVRNNKAQEVATAESLQAALKKIGINADIYQYDGSQSPGIIGSPSNVEKKKLGIIIMGWGPDFPTVQGYGIPLWDSKYILQSGNNNYALIKDKTIDGLFDQYTTTLDEAKKTQISTEINHKVMDGAYYLPFTFERLLNIRSSRLANVYTTNAYSGFYDFVNLGLKSTK; translated from the coding sequence GTGACTACCCAACGCACCTCAGGGCGGCGCAAGCAGGCCCTTGCCGCTGCCGCAGTGGTCGCCGGGCTGCTGACCACGGCGGCGTGCGGCGGAGGCAATGGCGGCTCGAAGGACGGAGCAGCCGGCTTCGACGCGGCGAACAACAAGGTGGCCCAGGCCGACCAGGCCAAGAAGGGCGGCACCCTGAAGTTCGTGAGCACGCAGGACGCCGACTCGTGGGACACCACGCGCGGCTACTACGGCTTCATGTGGGACTTCTCCCGCTACTACAGCCGTCAGCTGCTCACCTACAAGACGGAGCCGGGTGCCGAGGGCGCGAAGCTCACCCCGGACCTCGCCACCGACAGCGGCAAGGTCTCGGGCGACGGCAAGACCTACACGTTCACCCTGCGCGACGGCATCACCTGGGAGGACGGCAAGCCGATCACCTCCCAGGACGTCAAGTACGGCATCGAGCGCTCCTGGGCGCAGGACGTCCTGTCCGGCGGTCCGGTCTACCTCCAGCAGATGCTGGACCCGAGCAACACCTACAAGGGTCCGTACAAGGACACCTCGAAGGACCACCTGGGCCTGAAGGCGATCGACACGCCGGACGCGAAGACGATCGTCTTCCATCTGCCGACGCCCAACTCGGACTTCCTCCAGGTGCTGGCGATGACCGCGGCCTCGCCCGTGCGCCAGGACAAGGACACCAAGTCCAAGTACGGCCTGCACCCGTTCTCCTCGGGCCCGTACAAGTTCCAGTCGTACGCCCCCGGCAAGAACCTGGTCCTCGTCCGCAACCCCAACTGGAAGGCGTCCTCGGACCCGGTCCGCAAGGCGTACCCGGACCAGGTCACCCTGGACATCTCCACCAACCAGGCCGACGCCGACCAGCGTCTGATCAACGGCGACTACGACATCGACGCCTCGCAGACCGGTCTGGGCTCGCAGGGCCGCCAGATCGCCCTGAAGCAGCACAAGGACAACCTGGACAACCCGGTCTCCGGCTTCATCCGCTACGCGGTCTTCCCGCAGAGCGTCAAGCCGTTCGACAACCTCCACTGCCGCAAGGCCGTGATCTACGCCGCCGACCACGTGTCGCTGCAGACCGCGCGCGGTGGCCCGGTCGCCGGTGGTGACATCGGCACCAACATGCTCCCGCCGTCGGTCGCCGGTGGCGAGGGCCAGAAGTACGACCCGTACCAGATCTCCGGGGCGAACAAGAACGGCAACGTCAACCTGGCCAAGCAGGAGCTCAAGGCCTGCGGTCAGCCGAACGGCTTCACGACGACCATCGCCGTCCGCAACAACAAGGCGCAGGAAGTCGCCACCGCCGAGTCCCTGCAGGCCGCGCTGAAGAAGATCGGCATCAACGCCGACATCTACCAGTACGACGGCTCGCAGAGCCCGGGCATCATCGGCTCCCCCTCGAACGTCGAGAAGAAGAAGCTCGGCATCATCATCATGGGCTGGGGTCCGGACTTCCCGACCGTCCAGGGCTACGGCATCCCGCTGTGGGACAGCAAGTACATCCTGCAGAGCGGTAACAACAACTACGCCCTGATCAAGGACAAGACGATCGACGGGCTCTTCGACCAGTACACCACCACGCTGGACGAGGCGAAGAAGACCCAGATCTCCACGGAGATCAACCACAAGGTGATGGACGGCGCGTACTACCTGCCCTTCACCTTCGAGCGGTTGCTCAACATCCGCTCCTCGCGTCTGGCCAACGTGTACACGACGAACGCGTACAGCGGTTTCTACGACTTCGTCAACCTCGGCCTGAAGTCCACGAAGTAG
- a CDS encoding trimeric intracellular cation channel family protein, with translation MQLQQIFSPSVQHALDVIGIFVFAISGALLAVRKNFDVFGIAVLAEVTALGGGLFRDLVIGAVPPAAFTDLGYFVTPLIAALVVFFLHPHVERIQSAVLVFDAAGLGLFCVSGTTKAYSYGLNLTASATLGLATAVGGGVLRDVLANEVPSLLRWDRDLYAVPAIVGATMVVLCLRYDVLTPFTSGLAAVTAFVLRLLAMRFHWRAPRAWNRRSTVSEE, from the coding sequence GTGCAGCTCCAGCAGATCTTCAGTCCCTCCGTCCAGCACGCGCTCGATGTCATCGGCATCTTCGTGTTCGCGATCTCCGGCGCGCTGCTGGCCGTCCGGAAGAACTTCGACGTGTTCGGCATCGCCGTACTCGCCGAGGTGACCGCGCTGGGCGGAGGGCTGTTCCGCGACCTGGTCATCGGAGCCGTGCCCCCGGCCGCCTTCACCGACCTCGGGTACTTCGTGACCCCGCTGATCGCCGCGCTCGTCGTCTTCTTCCTGCATCCGCACGTGGAACGCATCCAGTCGGCGGTGCTGGTCTTCGACGCGGCCGGCCTCGGCCTGTTCTGTGTCAGCGGCACGACGAAGGCGTACAGCTACGGCCTCAACCTGACCGCGTCGGCGACGCTCGGCCTCGCCACCGCCGTCGGCGGCGGTGTGCTCCGGGACGTGCTCGCCAACGAGGTGCCCTCACTGCTGCGCTGGGACCGCGATCTGTACGCGGTCCCAGCGATCGTCGGCGCCACCATGGTGGTGCTGTGCCTGCGCTACGACGTCCTCACCCCGTTCACCAGCGGGCTCGCCGCCGTCACGGCTTTCGTGCTGCGCCTGCTCGCGATGCGGTTCCACTGGCGAGCTCCGCGTGCATGGAACCGCCGCTCGACGGTTTCCGAGGAGTAG
- a CDS encoding M1 family metallopeptidase, translating into MALSRSARSGALVTAAASVLLIAAAPAPTPGAPGIGDAYFPQLGNGGFDALHYDLDVAYAPGTGRLDGRTTLTARATQNLSSFDLDLQQLDVSRVEVDGRRAEFTRTGDELVITPRHSLARGRTFRVTVTYGGTPQPLGGPIVFGSKYGWMKTADGVFVACEPNAASTWFPSSDHPSDKATYDIRIKAPQGLTGVSNGRLVSTYDKGGSTYTHWRESKPMATYLATATIGRFDVRTGRTPGGIPIYVAIDPVLKNSNKVDVYAVTAAATDYWSKIFGPYPFEETGAIVDDMPEAGFSLEVQSKPAYSAVRNETTIVHELAHQWFGDSVSVDRWKDIWLNEGFATYAQWLWAEHQGTRSAHDSFLAAYKSVPADSSFWKTEVADPQRDTMFASAVYQRGAMTLQMLRERIGDQAFFKLLPAWTKLHRYGNADTADFIRLAERVSGQQLDDLFRTWLFTPGQPAL; encoded by the coding sequence ATGGCACTCTCCCGTTCGGCACGCTCAGGAGCGCTGGTCACCGCCGCGGCCTCCGTCCTCCTCATCGCCGCCGCTCCCGCCCCCACTCCGGGCGCCCCCGGCATCGGCGATGCCTACTTCCCGCAGCTCGGCAACGGCGGCTTCGACGCGCTGCACTACGACCTCGACGTCGCCTACGCGCCCGGCACCGGCCGCCTGGACGGCCGTACCACCCTCACCGCCCGTGCCACGCAGAACCTGTCCTCCTTCGACCTGGATCTGCAGCAGTTGGATGTCAGCCGCGTCGAAGTCGACGGCAGACGCGCCGAGTTCACGCGCACCGGGGACGAACTCGTCATCACCCCGCGGCACAGTCTCGCCCGGGGCCGCACCTTCCGGGTGACCGTGACCTACGGCGGGACACCGCAGCCCCTCGGCGGGCCCATCGTGTTCGGCTCCAAGTACGGCTGGATGAAGACCGCCGACGGCGTCTTCGTCGCCTGTGAGCCCAACGCCGCCTCCACCTGGTTCCCGTCCAGCGACCACCCCTCCGACAAGGCCACCTACGACATCCGGATCAAGGCGCCCCAGGGCCTGACCGGCGTCTCCAACGGCCGCCTCGTGTCGACGTACGACAAGGGCGGCTCGACGTACACCCACTGGCGCGAGTCGAAGCCCATGGCGACCTACCTCGCCACCGCCACCATCGGCAGGTTCGACGTACGCACCGGGCGGACCCCCGGCGGCATCCCGATCTACGTGGCGATCGACCCCGTCCTGAAGAACAGCAACAAGGTCGACGTGTACGCCGTCACCGCCGCCGCGACCGACTACTGGTCGAAGATCTTCGGGCCGTACCCGTTCGAGGAGACCGGCGCCATCGTGGACGACATGCCCGAGGCCGGGTTCTCGCTGGAGGTGCAGAGCAAGCCCGCCTACTCGGCGGTGCGCAACGAGACGACGATCGTGCACGAGCTGGCCCACCAGTGGTTCGGCGACTCGGTGAGCGTCGACCGGTGGAAGGACATCTGGCTCAACGAGGGATTCGCCACCTACGCCCAGTGGCTGTGGGCGGAGCACCAGGGCACCCGCTCGGCCCACGACTCCTTCCTGGCCGCCTACAAGTCCGTCCCCGCGGACTCGTCCTTCTGGAAGACCGAGGTGGCCGACCCGCAGCGCGACACGATGTTCGCCTCCGCCGTCTACCAGCGCGGCGCGATGACGCTGCAGATGCTCCGGGAACGGATCGGCGACCAGGCCTTCTTCAAGCTGCTGCCCGCCTGGACGAAGCTCCACCGGTACGGCAACGCGGACACCGCCGACTTCATCCGCCTCGCCGAGCGCGTCAGTGGGCAGCAGCTGGACGACCTCTTCCGGACCTGGCTGTTCACGCCGGGGCAACCCGCTCTGTGA
- a CDS encoding ABC transporter ATP-binding protein, protein MSENTEDKEVKASGTATLSKDAAPGETLLKVTGLQKHFPIKKGLFQRQAGAVRAVDGLDFEVRSGETLGVVGESGCGKSTMGRLITRLLEPTAGKIEFEGKDITHLGVGGMRPMRRDVQMIFQDPYSSLNPRHTIGTIVGAPFRLQGVEPEGGIKKEVQRLLSVVGLNPEHYNRYPHEFSGGQRQRIGIARALALKPKLVVADEPVSALDVSIQAQVVNLMDDLQEELGLTYVIIAHDLSVVRHVSDRIAVMYLGKIVELADRESLYKAPMHPYTKALMSAVPIPDPKRKNAKSERILLKGDVPSPISPPSGCRFHTRCWKATEICASVEPPLLELKPGQQVACHHPENFEDQAPQDTVLLTAAKEAAELVADEVLAESAETSAAVAAELAEESAEESAESAGEGTSDASASEERTEEGGSQESTDK, encoded by the coding sequence GTGAGTGAGAACACAGAGGACAAAGAAGTGAAGGCCTCTGGTACGGCCACCCTCAGCAAGGACGCCGCGCCCGGCGAGACCCTGCTGAAGGTGACCGGGCTGCAGAAGCACTTCCCCATCAAGAAGGGCCTGTTCCAGCGGCAGGCCGGTGCCGTGCGCGCGGTCGACGGACTCGACTTCGAGGTCCGCTCCGGCGAAACCCTCGGCGTCGTGGGCGAGTCGGGCTGCGGCAAGTCGACGATGGGCCGGCTGATCACCCGGCTGCTCGAACCGACCGCGGGGAAGATCGAGTTCGAGGGCAAGGACATCACGCACCTCGGCGTGGGCGGCATGCGGCCCATGCGCCGCGACGTGCAGATGATCTTCCAGGACCCGTACTCGTCGCTGAACCCGCGGCACACCATCGGCACCATCGTCGGGGCCCCCTTCCGGCTGCAGGGCGTCGAGCCCGAGGGCGGCATCAAGAAGGAGGTCCAGCGGCTGCTGTCGGTGGTCGGCCTCAACCCCGAGCACTACAACCGCTATCCGCACGAGTTCTCCGGCGGTCAGCGCCAGCGCATCGGCATCGCCCGCGCGCTCGCCCTGAAGCCGAAGCTGGTCGTCGCGGACGAGCCGGTCTCCGCGCTGGACGTGTCGATCCAGGCGCAGGTCGTGAACCTCATGGACGACCTCCAGGAGGAACTGGGCCTGACGTATGTGATCATCGCGCACGACCTCTCGGTGGTCCGGCACGTCTCGGACCGCATCGCGGTGATGTACCTCGGCAAGATCGTCGAACTGGCCGACCGGGAGTCGCTGTACAAGGCGCCGATGCACCCGTACACCAAGGCGCTGATGTCGGCGGTGCCGATCCCGGACCCGAAGCGGAAGAACGCGAAGAGCGAGCGCATCCTGCTCAAGGGCGATGTGCCCTCGCCGATCTCGCCGCCCTCGGGCTGCCGCTTCCACACCCGGTGCTGGAAGGCGACGGAGATCTGCGCGAGCGTCGAGCCGCCGCTGCTGGAGCTGAAGCCCGGTCAGCAGGTGGCCTGCCACCACCCGGAGAACTTCGAGGACCAGGCCCCGCAGGACACGGTCCTGCTGACCGCCGCGAAGGAGGCGGCCGAGCTGGTCGCCGACGAGGTCCTCGCGGAGTCGGCGGAGACGTCGGCGGCGGTGGCGGCGGAGCTGGCGGAGGAGAGCGCGGAGGAGAGCGCGGAGAGCGCGGGGGAGGGCACCTCCGATGCGAGCGCCTCCGAAGAGCGCACCGAGGAGGGCGGCTCCCAGGAGTCAACCGACAAGTAG
- a CDS encoding thioesterase family protein yields MPEAASVPAARAVIGDSEFDRDSAVVRREPGVYDIDLSADWTIFGAVNGGFLLAVLGRALADTLPHPDPFTISAHYLTASRPGPAVVRTETVRTGRTLSTGQASLFQYDEQGNEVERIRVLASYGDLAALPADVRTTATPPAFPPLEQCFGPDDGPAPVDGGSAIADRLMIKLDPATLGWALGAPSGKGEMRAWFGLADGRDADPLSLLLAVDALPPTAFEIGIQGWVPTVELTVHVRHRPAPGPLRVSITTRNLAGGFLEEDAEVWDSEDRLVAQSRQLARVRLG; encoded by the coding sequence ATGCCAGAAGCAGCTTCCGTCCCTGCCGCGCGGGCCGTGATCGGCGACAGCGAGTTCGACCGCGACAGCGCGGTCGTCCGGCGCGAGCCCGGTGTCTACGACATCGACCTGTCCGCCGACTGGACCATCTTCGGTGCCGTCAACGGCGGCTTTCTGCTGGCCGTCCTCGGCCGTGCCCTCGCGGACACCCTCCCGCACCCGGACCCGTTCACCATCTCCGCGCACTACCTGACCGCCTCCCGGCCCGGCCCGGCGGTCGTGCGCACCGAAACGGTCCGCACCGGCCGCACCCTCTCCACCGGCCAGGCCTCGCTCTTCCAGTACGACGAGCAGGGCAACGAGGTCGAACGCATCCGCGTCCTCGCCTCCTACGGCGACCTCGCCGCCCTCCCCGCCGACGTCCGTACGACGGCGACGCCGCCCGCGTTCCCGCCGCTGGAGCAGTGCTTCGGCCCCGACGACGGGCCAGCCCCGGTCGACGGCGGCTCCGCCATCGCCGACCGGCTCATGATCAAGCTGGACCCGGCCACCCTCGGCTGGGCGCTCGGCGCGCCCTCCGGCAAGGGCGAGATGCGCGCCTGGTTCGGGCTGGCCGACGGCCGCGACGCGGACCCCCTCTCGCTGCTGCTGGCGGTGGACGCCCTGCCGCCCACCGCCTTCGAGATCGGCATCCAGGGCTGGGTCCCCACGGTGGAACTCACCGTCCACGTCCGCCACCGCCCGGCCCCCGGCCCGCTGCGCGTGTCCATCACCACCCGCAACCTGGCCGGCGGCTTCCTGGAGGAGGACGCCGAGGTCTGGGACAGCGAAGACCGCCTGGTCGCCCAGTCCCGGCAGCTGGCCCGGGTCAGGCTCGGCTGA